Part of the Paenibacillus kyungheensis genome, TGATTAAACTACCATCGTTAAAGATATTGTCCATACTTGTCTGCACAGTACCTTTACCATACGTAGTCTCACCATATAATGTCGCACCCGCAGATTGCTTCAACGCACCTGCTAGAATCTCAGAAGCACTTGCGCTACCACCATTTGTTACCACAGCAATCGGATATTTAACACCTTTACCTGTCGACTTGGTCTCATCACGTTTACCTGCTTTATCTTCGACTTGTACGATCAATTTGCCATTCGGGACAAATTGTTCAGCCATATCAATTACAACAGACAGAACGCCACCTGGATTGTTACGAACATCAATCACAAGACCTTTCATACCTTCGCCTTCAAGCTTTTTGACTTCAGCATCAAAGCGCTCTGCGGTATTCATTGAGAACTGCGTTACGGTAATCACACCGATTTTGTCAGCAGTCATTCTCGAAGTGACTGTCTCGACATCGATATCATCACGAACAATTTTGAACGTTAAATTATTGGAACTGCCTGAACGTTTAATTTCAATCGTAGCCGTTGTTCCTTTTTTGCCACGAATCTTATTCACAGCATCATTTAAGTCCACACCAGCTAGTGATTCGCCATTGATGGATACGATAATGTCTTTCGGGCGTAATCCTGCTTTTTCCGCAGGTGAACCTTTGATCGGCGAAACGATCACGACATTGCCATCTTCTTGCGATACTTCTGCACCGATTCCTGTAAATGATCCTGCGATCGATTCAGAAAACTGAGTCGCTGTCTCAGGAGCCATATAACTGGAATAAGGATCACCTAACGCTTCCATCATCCCATTGATTGCACCATCTACAAGCTTGTTACTATCTACATCTTGGTAATAATTACTTTCAATCAATTTAGCAGCTGTACTGAGTTTGCTCTGTTGTTGATCGCTTAGACCTCCACCGCTAAGTGCAGCGAGTAATCCTTGTCCATTTACAGCATTACGAGCAATTCCTGGCAGACTGGTAAAAGCCAGTGTAAGCACGCTACTTAGCACCATCATGGCAATCACAAGCAGTGCTACGGTGCGTTTTCTCATCATGTGTTACCGCCTCTCTGAGCTTAACGCTATTACAGATAACCCATCGGATCGACAGGCGTATTATTCACACGTACTTCAAAGTGACAGTGAGGGCCTGTAGAGTTCCCTGTAGAACCTACTTCTGCAATCTTCTGTCCTTGACTTACTGTCTGACCTACAGAAACAGCAATACCGCCATCACGAATATGTCCGTATAATGTTTTGATCCCATTTCCATGATCGATAATAACTGTATTTCCGTATCCATTTTGCCATTGCGCAACGACTACCGTTCCACCTTGAGCAGCATGAATATCGGTTCCTTGTGGAGCTGCAAAATCGACTCCTGTATGCAATTTGTATACCCCTTGAATCGGGTGATTACGATATCCGAAAGGAGAAGAAATACGCGCACCATTCACCGGTAGACCCATACTTCCATTGCCGCTACCTTGATATCCACCTGTACTTGGTGGAGTATAACCGCCACCATCATCAGACGATGGAGGATTGTTGGCTGCTGCTTCTGCTCTTGCTTGAGCTTCTGCTGCCGCACGGGCCGCCGCTGCTGCTCTTTCTTGTGCTTCTAGTGCTGTTTTCTCCTGATAGAGAGAAGCACGTTTGTCTGCTAAATCCCATAACGCTTGTTCTTGCTCGGATGTGATATCATCCGCATTCTCAATCTGTGTGTTGTATTTAGAAATGAGTACTTGTTTTTCATTTTCTTTTGCATCTAATTCGCCTTTACGCTCTGCTTTTTCAGCGTATAGACTTTTCGCTTTCGCATACGAAGCGGTTAATTTTTTCTGTGTCACGATTACGAATTGTTTGTCTTTTTCATGTTGAGCCAAGATGTCCTGATCCTGGTCTACAATCATACGCAATGAATCCGCACGTTCTACAAAATCGGAAAAGTTCGTTGAAGCCATTAACACATCCATATAAGAGATTAATCCGTCGGTATACATCATTCGTACACGAGTATCAATCATACCTTCACGAGCATGAATACGTTCTTTGGTTTCAGCCAAATCTTTTTTCGCCTGACGAAGACCTGATTCCGTTTGTGAAATATCACTAGAAACGCGAGCCAACTGACTGCTCACTTCATTGATCGCTTGCAATACTTTACCTAGATCTTTTTGTGTTCTAGCTTTCAGCATTTGCGATTTTTTCTTTTGAGCAGCAGCTTTTTTCTTCTGTTGGGCTGCTTCCTGTGCTTTTTTCTCCACAGCATTTAATTGACTCTGGATATCACTAACCGATTTGGCGGCGTGTACTTGTTGTGGTTGGATCACTGAGACTGCCAATAAAATAACAGCCATAACTGATGCGACTTTTTTCAACTTTTTCTCCCCATCCTTTTACCATTTGTAGGTTTTTGAAACAGTCGTTTTCCGGCGTTCAGCACTTGCATCAAGTATGATTATCGGCAATGTTTTGCAGATATCTTAGCTTTTTTTGCATATTTACGAAAATAATTTATTTTATACTTTGAGAAAGCGACGAATCGAGAGTGTACTGCCCCATATTCCGATCAATACTCCAAGTCCTAGTAGTAAACTGCCCAATAACGGCCAGATTTGCTGTAAAGGAATCAAAGTGATCACAGACGCTATTCCGAATGAACGAACCGAAGCGGCTACTAATTGCTGATACCCTATAAATAAAATAGCGATCGTTACGAGTGAACCAATACCGCCTAACAATGCACCTTCAATAAAGAAAGGCCAGCGTATAAACTGATTGGTGGCTCCCACTAACTTCATAATACTAATTTCACGACGACGCGCGAGTATAGTTACTCGAATCGTATTCGCTATTAAGAACATGGCCATCAATCCAAGAGCAGCAACCAGAATTAGACCAATATTGCGGATCAATGCTGTCACTTTGAACAACGTCTGTACTGTATCTCCACCATACCGAACTTTAAGGATAGGTTTTTCAGGATGTTCTTTATTTAATGCTTCTATCTTCTGAGCGACAAAAGGAACGGTAGTTGGTTCAATAACTTGGATACGTAAAGCATCAGGCAATGGATTATTATCCTGCGCATACCCTTGCAAGAATGATTCTCCACCTTCACCTAGACGATCACGTAATTCTTGTAACCCTTGCGCTTTGGGAACAAATGTAACGGTACTCACTTCTGTCATAGCGCTGATCTCTTGTTGCAACTCTTGCCGTAATGATTGATCGACATTAAGTTCCAAAAAGACGTTGATCTCTACTTCGCTATCTGCCTGATCGGCAAGTTGATTCACATTCAAAACTAACAAAATAAATACACCCAAAATAAACAGAGACACAATAATAGAGGTGATCGATGCAACTGACATCCACCCGTTGCGGAATACGCTTCTAAAACCTTCCCGCAAGTGTCGCAAGAAGGTATTAAAATTCATAACCGTACTCCCCTCTAATCTGATCTCTGACGATCATACCGTCTTCGATCGCTAATACCCGACGACGCATCGAATTAACAATATCTCTGTTATGAGTAGCCATAATAATCGTTGTTCCGCGGAAATTAATTTCGTCTAGCAATTGCATAATCCCATATGAAGTCTCAGGATCAAGGTTTCCTGTAGGTTCATCCGCTATAATCACAGCTGGATTATTGACGATTGCGCGTGCAATAGCTATCCGCTGTTGCTCACCACCGGACATTTGTTCAGGGTAACGCCCTGCTTTACTTTGAAGCCCTACCAGATCAAGTACTTCCATTACCCGCTTTTTCATTAATTTTCGCGGCGTTTCAATAACTTCCATTGCAAAAGCAACATTATCGTAAGCTGTTAATTTCGGTAGTAGACGGAAATCTTGAAAAATAACTCCGATATTACGGCGCAACAGTGGAATCTTACGCTGTTTTAATTTGCCTAAATTAAATCCATTTACAGAAATTTGACCTTTTGTTGGTGTTTCTTCACGATACATTAATTTCATAAAGGTAGACTTACCCGCACCCGAAGGACCGACCACATATACAAATTCATTGCGATCAATCTTCACAGATACACCTTGAAGAGCATGAGCTCCATTCGGATAAGTTTTCCAGACATCCTGCATTTCTATCAAATTATCACTTCCTAAATAATCAGATCATTCACCTTATCATAGACAACATTTTGTTATCAGAGATGATGTCTGAATGGTTTTGTTGATTGCATGTGGTACATGGTATTTAGACTCACCATTTCTTCTTATACGGTTACTATTCGTTTTCACAGACAACATTAAGTATAGGTAGGTTGGTTCTTATCAAGTAAACCAATATACGATTAGGTACTTTGTACTGGATGTAGCAAAACACCATATGTTTGAAAGACAGATTCAACAATCTCTATTGTAACAAATTCGTTACCATTTGAGTACTATAATAACTCGAAAATCACTCCATAATCAAAAAAGCCTGAAATCAGCGCAATGCTGAAATCAGACTTTCTTCTGCTAACGTCCTTCAAAAGCGGTTCCATCTCAGACTGACCTGAACATGAACGATCTTTTTTGGGTTTGTTATGGATACCTGCTATGACTACTTTGTATTGCAATCACGTTATTACTTACTTTTGAGTAGGTTTATTCGTTTGAAGAGCACGTTCTTTACCCATACAGGAAACAGCGATAAGTGCTCCAATAGCTGGTAAGACTGCCCACATAAATGTACCTGCAATCGAACTTGTTAATGCTACCTGAATCATCTCAATCACCTGAGCTGGCAAATGAGATTTGATATCATCGGATAGCAAGGCACGCGGATCAAGCTGAGTCAGATCAAGTCCTGCTGGTAATGCACTTTCACCACCACTCTGATTTATCCCTGCTTCTAATTGATTGCTTAATAAGCTACGTTGGATCAATCCAAATATCGTAACACCCAGTGCCATTCCCAGAGAACGAACAAATGTTAATGTAGAGGTCGCTGCTCCGCGTTGACGGAAATCAAAGTTCTGAATTCCGCTGATATTCAGAACTGAGAAAGAAAATCCAATTCCGAAGCCTGCTGTAGCTAGATACAGATACAATAGTAATGCAGGTGTATCCGGTGTAATGCGGCTTAACAATGCCATCCCCAGTACAAATAAAAATCCAGAGATCATCATAATTCGGCGGAATGTTAATTTATTTACCAGTATCCCGCCAAGCATCGCTGCAATCACAGACCCGATCGTCATCGGCATTAGAGTAAGCCCTGAATTGACCGCTGTCCCACCGCTTACCCCTTGGATATAAATCGGAATATAGAGCGCTACTGTAATAAAAGCAGCTCCATAGAAAAAAGCGGCTAATGTACTGCTACTGAACAGTCGATCTTTGAACATCGGAAATGAAATAATAGGTTCTGCGGCTTTCTGTTCTGCAAAAATAAATCCGATCAGCAATACCACAAAGCTTGCAAACAATCCTAAAATCACACCTGAATTCCAAGCATACGTATCTCCGCCTAGTTCTAAAGCGAACATCAAGGACACGACAGCTCCGATCAATAACGCTGCGCCCCACCAATCGATTTTTTGCTTCGAACGTTCCATAGATTCATGATAAAAAATCATAACCAATAGAAACGAAACAATCCCAAACGGAACATTGATATAGAACACCCAGCGCCAGTTCATATATTGGGTAATATAAGCGCCTAACAGTGGGCCAAATAAACTGGACATACCAAATACAGCGCCCAGCAAACCTGTCATTTTACCGCGTTTTTCCGGTGGGAATGTATCGAATACAATCGTAAAAGCAATCGGTACCAGCGCACCGCCACCAATCCCTTGAATCGCTCGATAAATACTAAGTTGTACGATCGAGTCTGCTGTACCACATAAAATAGAACCAAGCATAAAGACAACAACACCAAAAATAAAAAATCGCTTACGACCGTACATATCCGATAGTTTACCGAAAATAGGTGTACCTGCGAGTGAAGCGACCAAGTATGCTGAAGTTACCCATACAAATTGATCAAATCCTCCAAGATCACCTACAATCGTCGCAATCGCTGTAGCTACGATCGTATTATCAATCGCCGCAATAAAAATACCGAGCAACAACCCTGCAACGATCCAGCCTGTTTTTGAAGCTTTTTGACTTTTTCCAGCAACAGACGCTGACATACACTCACTCCTTTGTCGTAATCATAACATGATCTTTCTGCAAAGCATCGATCAGTTACTGACCCGTTGGTCACAATGGAATTAGTATAGCATATATTGCGTTTAAGATGCCAAACCATAGTTATATTTACAAAGTAACTCCGCTTTTAAATATCGCAAGTTCGCGGAATTTATTTTTCTCATTATTCACCCAGCGACCACTGGCAACTTCAATAATGTAATCAATAAAATCTTGTAATCCGTCTTCTATCGTTACATCTTCAACCAGTGTGCCTGCATTATAATCGATCCAATGCGGTTTGTTCGCAAATAAAGGGGAATTGGTAGACACTTTCATCGTAGGTACAAATGAACCGAAAGGTGTTCCTCGTCCGGTAGTAAAAATCACCAGCTGACAACCTGCTGCCGCCAGTGCAGACGAAGCTACCAGATCATTGCCCGGTGCACTTAACAAATTCAGTCCACGTGTCTGCAATCGTTCTCCATATAATAGAACATCTTGTACAGGCGAAATGCCTGACTTTTGCGTACAACCCAGTGATTTATCTTCTAATGTTGTAATTCCTCCTGCTTTGTTACCAGGAGAAGGATTTTCATAGACAGGCTGTTTGTAATCCATAAAATATTGCTTGAAATCATTAATCAGATGTACGATTTTGCCAAATACTTGTTCGTCTGCTGCTCGTTCCATCAATATCTGTTCTGCGCCGAACATTTCTGGCACCTCGGTCAATACTGTTGTCCCGCCTTGCGCCGCCATATAATCTGATAATTTGCCCAATAGTGGATTCGCTGTAATCCCTGATAATCCATCCGAACCACCACATTTCAGTCCGATTTTAAGATCGGATAAAGGAATATCTTCTCGATGATCACCCTGTACATGGGCAAATATCTCTTTAAGTAGTTGTACACCTGCTTCTACTTCGTCTGATACCATTTGAGAGACAAGGAATTTGACCCGATGTTCATCGTATTCACCAATCGCTACTTTGAATTGATCCATTTCATTATTTTCGCATCCCAGTCCAAGTACAAGTACACCACCTACATTCGGATGCTTGACCGCATCTGCCAAAATAGTACGTGTATATTGATGATCATCCCCTAGCTGAGAGCAACCATAGCTGTGTTTGAGTACTAATGTATTTTCAAAAGGAGCGATATCACCTACTTCACGCTGGAACTCGCTTAGAATCAATTCGGCGATTCCGTTCACACAGCCCACAGTAGGTACGATCCATAATTCATTTCGAATTCCTACATCCCCATTGCTACGTCGATACCCTTGAAAAGTACGATTCTCAAGCGTATACGGATTGAATAGTGTTTTGGGATGGTAATGATATTCTTCGATACCGGTTAGATTGGTTTTGGCATTATGCGTATGAATATGACTACCTGCTATAATCGGTTGAATCGCATGTCCGATCGGATAGCCGTATTTGATAATATGTTGATTGATCTCGATAGGTTGAAGCGCAATCTTATGCCCGCGGGCGATATCTTCTGTAACTGTAATCTGTTGCTGCAAAGCGGTTGGTGTATCCAGTGTAATCATTTCGCCTTGTTGATAATCACGCAATGCAACGACGACATTGTCATCAGGATGAATCTGTATATATTCAAGCATGGTTAATTATGCCTCCTCATAAGATGTATCTATCCACTGATTTGTACTGTGTATCCATTAAGAAGTAGGTGTTGCAGAATGATCCATCAATGCTTGCAAAGCAACGACAATGCCTTGATGTTGAATACGATACAGATCGTTCGTCACTTGCTCGGTTAAGCCGCTATAATGGTTCAAGTCCATTCCCCAGAAAGATAATTCTCCCAGAACAGCTGTAACGAGCTGATGTAGACTTTGTTGACTGTTATCGCATACTTTCCATAATTCAGCTAACTGTTGTAATACAGCGATATCATCGTTTAACGCAATCGGTTCTCCACTGCGTTCTCCTTTATAAAAAGCGATCAAAGCTGCAAGTGAAAAAACAAGTTTTTGTGGTAATTTGCCTGTCTGTTCGATATAAGCAGTTAGTGTTGGTAGATCGCGCGTTTTGAATTTGGAAATACTATTTAGTGAAATACTCATTAGAAAATGTTGTACATACGGATTACGGAACCGTTCCATTACAGCCGCAGCAAATTGCTCTAGCTCTTCTGCTGGCAAATCCAACGTAGGTATAATCTCATCCTGGATCAATGATCGTACAAAAGCGCCAGTCACCGGATGATCGACCGTCTCTGCAACTGTATTTAGACCATACAGATAAGCAACAGGGGTCATAGCGGTATGAGCACCATTCAAAATACGTACTTTACGCGTACGATACGGAGCCATATCTTCTACGACTTTGATATGCAAACCTGCTTGGGCAAACGGTAATTCTTGCTCAATCCAAGACGGCCCTTCGATCACAAGTAAGTGAAATGGTTCACCTACTACAACAAATGAATCTTCATATCCAAGCTCTGCTGTAATCTCATGCATACGCTGTTTGGGATAACCGGGAACAATCCGATCTACCAGACTGCTACAAAATGTATTTGCTTGATGTACCCATGCAACAAATTCAGGCTCTAAGTTCCACAAGTCTGCATATTGCAACACGATTTTTTTTAGTTCATCTCCATTATGATCTATCAATTCACATGGAAGAATAATAAACCCTTTACTTGCTTCTCCATGAAAATGACGGAACCGACGATACAATAGCGATGTTAATTTACCCGGATAACTTTGCTGTGGACGATCTACTAACTGATCTGTTGGATGAAAAGCAATGCCTGCTTCTGTTGTATTGGAAATGATCCAGCGAAGTTCTGGCTGATAGGCTAAAGCTTCATAGGTTTCATAGTGTTCATAAGGATTGATTCCACGTGTTACACACTCAATCACTTCATGTGTCTGAGAAGGCTGTCCATCTTGAATACCTTCTAGATATACCGTATATAATCCATCTTGTTCATTGAGTTGTTCAGCCATCCCTGTAGCTAACGGTTGTACGATAACAACTCCTGCATCAAAGTTTGCTTTTTTGTTCATCTGGTGAATCTGCCAATCGGTAAAAGCTCGCAAAAAATTCCCTTCGCCAAATTGCACTACTTTTTCAGTATAGGTTGTAGCAGGGTATGTGGTTCGGTTCAGTGTGTTCATTATAGATCCTCCTGATCGTTGATTTGTTGAACTGTCTATTGTGAACGAATCTTAGATTTGTTTATGAAGTACTTACTAATGATTATAATTTTATGCACACGTTAACAAAGTGAATTAGATCACAATCTTATTATTTATTAAAAAGAGAATTCCTGCGCGTAGTAAAAAGCTCTGGAATCCTCAATCTATAATCATTGTATTTAGCGAATCGAACGATTTGTAGCTTAAATGATTTATCACGAACGAACTGCTGTT contains:
- a CDS encoding S41 family peptidase — its product is MMRKRTVALLVIAMMVLSSVLTLAFTSLPGIARNAVNGQGLLAALSGGGLSDQQQSKLSTAAKLIESNYYQDVDSNKLVDGAINGMMEALGDPYSSYMAPETATQFSESIAGSFTGIGAEVSQEDGNVVIVSPIKGSPAEKAGLRPKDIIVSINGESLAGVDLNDAVNKIRGKKGTTATIEIKRSGSSNNLTFKIVRDDIDVETVTSRMTADKIGVITVTQFSMNTAERFDAEVKKLEGEGMKGLVIDVRNNPGGVLSVVIDMAEQFVPNGKLIVQVEDKAGKRDETKSTGKGVKYPIAVVTNGGSASASEILAGALKQSAGATLYGETTYGKGTVQTSMDNIFNDGSLIKITIAKWLTPNGDWIHKKGIKPDVKIAPPDYFTVTPINKEKTLKYDMNNSDIKSAQIMLDGLGYSVDRKDGYFDRDTESAVKSFQTKQKLTVTGAIDEKTATALEIALVKHIQDPQYDVQMNKAIAGVEKQISTANTK
- a CDS encoding murein hydrolase activator EnvC family protein, giving the protein MKKVASVMAVILLAVSVIQPQQVHAAKSVSDIQSQLNAVEKKAQEAAQQKKKAAAQKKKSQMLKARTQKDLGKVLQAINEVSSQLARVSSDISQTESGLRQAKKDLAETKERIHAREGMIDTRVRMMYTDGLISYMDVLMASTNFSDFVERADSLRMIVDQDQDILAQHEKDKQFVIVTQKKLTASYAKAKSLYAEKAERKGELDAKENEKQVLISKYNTQIENADDITSEQEQALWDLADKRASLYQEKTALEAQERAAAAARAAAEAQARAEAAANNPPSSDDGGGYTPPSTGGYQGSGNGSMGLPVNGARISSPFGYRNHPIQGVYKLHTGVDFAAPQGTDIHAAQGGTVVVAQWQNGYGNTVIIDHGNGIKTLYGHIRDGGIAVSVGQTVSQGQKIAEVGSTGNSTGPHCHFEVRVNNTPVDPMGYL
- the ftsX gene encoding permease-like cell division protein FtsX, whose protein sequence is MNFNTFLRHLREGFRSVFRNGWMSVASITSIIVSLFILGVFILLVLNVNQLADQADSEVEINVFLELNVDQSLRQELQQEISAMTEVSTVTFVPKAQGLQELRDRLGEGGESFLQGYAQDNNPLPDALRIQVIEPTTVPFVAQKIEALNKEHPEKPILKVRYGGDTVQTLFKVTALIRNIGLILVAALGLMAMFLIANTIRVTILARRREISIMKLVGATNQFIRWPFFIEGALLGGIGSLVTIAILFIGYQQLVAASVRSFGIASVITLIPLQQIWPLLGSLLLGLGVLIGIWGSTLSIRRFLKV
- the ftsE gene encoding cell division ATP-binding protein FtsE, with protein sequence MIEMQDVWKTYPNGAHALQGVSVKIDRNEFVYVVGPSGAGKSTFMKLMYREETPTKGQISVNGFNLGKLKQRKIPLLRRNIGVIFQDFRLLPKLTAYDNVAFAMEVIETPRKLMKKRVMEVLDLVGLQSKAGRYPEQMSGGEQQRIAIARAIVNNPAVIIADEPTGNLDPETSYGIMQLLDEINFRGTTIIMATHNRDIVNSMRRRVLAIEDGMIVRDQIRGEYGYEF
- a CDS encoding MDR family MFS transporter — its product is MSASVAGKSQKASKTGWIVAGLLLGIFIAAIDNTIVATAIATIVGDLGGFDQFVWVTSAYLVASLAGTPIFGKLSDMYGRKRFFIFGVVVFMLGSILCGTADSIVQLSIYRAIQGIGGGALVPIAFTIVFDTFPPEKRGKMTGLLGAVFGMSSLFGPLLGAYITQYMNWRWVFYINVPFGIVSFLLVMIFYHESMERSKQKIDWWGAALLIGAVVSLMFALELGGDTYAWNSGVILGLFASFVVLLIGFIFAEQKAAEPIISFPMFKDRLFSSSTLAAFFYGAAFITVALYIPIYIQGVSGGTAVNSGLTLMPMTIGSVIAAMLGGILVNKLTFRRIMMISGFLFVLGMALLSRITPDTPALLLYLYLATAGFGIGFSFSVLNISGIQNFDFRQRGAATSTLTFVRSLGMALGVTIFGLIQRSLLSNQLEAGINQSGGESALPAGLDLTQLDPRALLSDDIKSHLPAQVIEMIQVALTSSIAGTFMWAVLPAIGALIAVSCMGKERALQTNKPTQK
- a CDS encoding UxaA family hydrolase; the protein is MLEYIQIHPDDNVVVALRDYQQGEMITLDTPTALQQQITVTEDIARGHKIALQPIEINQHIIKYGYPIGHAIQPIIAGSHIHTHNAKTNLTGIEEYHYHPKTLFNPYTLENRTFQGYRRSNGDVGIRNELWIVPTVGCVNGIAELILSEFQREVGDIAPFENTLVLKHSYGCSQLGDDHQYTRTILADAVKHPNVGGVLVLGLGCENNEMDQFKVAIGEYDEHRVKFLVSQMVSDEVEAGVQLLKEIFAHVQGDHREDIPLSDLKIGLKCGGSDGLSGITANPLLGKLSDYMAAQGGTTVLTEVPEMFGAEQILMERAADEQVFGKIVHLINDFKQYFMDYKQPVYENPSPGNKAGGITTLEDKSLGCTQKSGISPVQDVLLYGERLQTRGLNLLSAPGNDLVASSALAAAGCQLVIFTTGRGTPFGSFVPTMKVSTNSPLFANKPHWIDYNAGTLVEDVTIEDGLQDFIDYIIEVASGRWVNNEKNKFRELAIFKSGVTL
- a CDS encoding tagaturonate reductase; translated protein: MNTLNRTTYPATTYTEKVVQFGEGNFLRAFTDWQIHQMNKKANFDAGVVIVQPLATGMAEQLNEQDGLYTVYLEGIQDGQPSQTHEVIECVTRGINPYEHYETYEALAYQPELRWIISNTTEAGIAFHPTDQLVDRPQQSYPGKLTSLLYRRFRHFHGEASKGFIILPCELIDHNGDELKKIVLQYADLWNLEPEFVAWVHQANTFCSSLVDRIVPGYPKQRMHEITAELGYEDSFVVVGEPFHLLVIEGPSWIEQELPFAQAGLHIKVVEDMAPYRTRKVRILNGAHTAMTPVAYLYGLNTVAETVDHPVTGAFVRSLIQDEIIPTLDLPAEELEQFAAAVMERFRNPYVQHFLMSISLNSISKFKTRDLPTLTAYIEQTGKLPQKLVFSLAALIAFYKGERSGEPIALNDDIAVLQQLAELWKVCDNSQQSLHQLVTAVLGELSFWGMDLNHYSGLTEQVTNDLYRIQHQGIVVALQALMDHSATPTS